The Coregonus clupeaformis isolate EN_2021a chromosome 26, ASM2061545v1, whole genome shotgun sequence genome window below encodes:
- the als2b gene encoding alsin isoform X2, which produces MHQHCHGQISVMESQRKSSGEEDSSGERGLLHTWKGYSYSVTPERVLLSRPVLQAALGTRHGVLLVEGGQVYSLGELPWKQSQVSDVGPLKPILESALSGQRVVVVAAGSFHSGAVTEDGGVHMWGENSSGQCGLSSLAVVPNPTPVAVLDPDTSTPQTIRVLDLACGEQHSLALSAQHEVWAWGSGCQLGLVTTIFPVWKPQKVEHLAGRHVLQVACGAFHSLALVRCLPPQEARRPLPDKCGQCNQLLYTMTDKEDHVIISDSHYCPLGVELLAEGEARLGPGGSPPPGLQSSPSEPLLSSHTTVSASAPGPHPSITEHTDYERGRTVAQNGEVLTTTDCDISVAGTDSGLTVGGVGGAGSQNSPYPDDQAVKEYLKKLSDTSLAEETAKMTIAGASFQPPADSLDLLTSNLIPGVMPVTTTSSALNSLVSSCASAVGERVVSTYEALSLKKMINYYYPGVGGVAGVPGRVQGGFPGGPAEERVRLEESMQGKKSCSTGDIREEEAEGLSRRLSLPGLLSQVSPRLLRRASRPRVRAVPLTPVGGLPEAGELLPSLQTEVWSWGRGEDGQLGHGDNLPRLQPLCIKCLSSKEVVLVAAGAHHSLALTAQSQVFSWGSNSSGQLGHMESPTTIPRLAKLSEGIRVWDVGAGVQHTLFLADGDCYQPILYYSGQQVREGAQDAPQDQTGGYSYTQQPVLLPFCMNLGYVSGVFAGGQSCVALADRNVMGFIASLHELAAAERKFYCKLSSVKNHILRPLLDLGENYCCRQSTTGQRPWVRESLSTALGPSSTVLLQSLARCYSRLCHLTGQHSASLTANLRRRREVKSLVMLEHASIFLDTYNEYCCSVGNFLVMGGFQALAKPSLDFFGKCPELLQRLAESSEENIPLSELLVALFYLPMRHLHEYGRLLLKLGTCFEVSSVDYQKLQDGCSKFEALALHLKRKRKEAEYTYHFWKSFPGKMTDSLRKPHRRLICESSNKALTLQNSGRFSVNWFILFNDALVHAQGVVPYKSLFSTHHVFPLATLWVEPIPEENTGLYGLKVISPEETFTLLACSSMEKAKWLRSINQAVDQAMSGAGQSGSGAGQRAEPPISRTASYTFYKDSRLKEATYEGRWLAGKPNGRGIVKWPDGRIYTGTFKNGLEDGFGDYVIPSKTLNKNDHYQGHWKEGKMHGIGTFKYATGELYEGSFQDNMRHGHGMLRSGTLNSSSPSVFIGQWVHDKKTGYGVFDDITRGEKYMGIWQDDQRQGTGVIVTQFGLYYEGAFNNNKMQGTGVLLSEDDTTYEGEFSEDWTLNGKGVLTMANGDYFEGSFTGEWGSGLKVTGSYFKPNLYHSDGDKGRAVKLGRLAVRPEEKWRAVFEECWRRLGCEAPGQGENQRAWENIAVALTTSRRQHRDSPELNLSRTHNRTLESLEFIPQQHVGPFTMEKYDSIRHYLIKACDTPLHPLGRLMETLVAVYRMTYVGVGANRRLLLQAVNEIMSYLARIFQLVRFLFPDLPEEGGAIPEPSSDSQDKKDSNCTDNQLESPKPGRVVSSSALLLPVLLPRLYPPLFTLYALEKEREDDVYWECVLRLNKQPDMALLAFLGVQHKFWPVSVPVLGEKTEVVSSTKDACFASATETLQQISTTFTPSDKLQVIQLTFEEITKEVMSSLKDNFLWSMDDLFPVFLYVVLRARIRNLGSEVSLIEDLMDPCVQHGEHGIMFTTLKACYYQIQHEKTT; this is translated from the exons ATGCATCAGCATTGCCATGGACAAATCTCAGTGATGGAGTCCCAGAGGAAAAG cTCTGGTGAGGAGGACAGTTCAGGGGAGCGAGGTTTGCTCCACACCTGGAAGGGCTACTCCTATAGTGTTACCCCAGAGAGAGTGCTCCTGTCCAGGCCTGTGCTGCAGGCTGCCCTGGGGACACGCCATGGGGTTCTACTGGTGGAGG GCGGGCAGGTGTACAGCCTCGGTGAGTTGCCATGGAAACAGAGCCAGGTGTCGGATGTGGGCCCCCTGAAGCCCATCCTAGAGAGCGCTCTCAGCGGCCAGCGCGTGGTCGTCGTGGCAGCAGGCAGCTTCCACAGCGGGGCGGTGACTGAGGATGGCGGGGTCCACATGTGGGGGGAGAACTCCTCCGGCCAGTGTGGCCTGTCCAGCCTCGCCGTAGTCCCCAACCCTACTCCAGTGGCTGTCCTGGACCCCGACACTAGCACCCCTCAGACCATCCGGGTCCTGGATCTGGCCTGCGGGGAGCAGCACTCCCTTGCTCTCTCTGCCCAGCACGAGGTGTGGGCCTGGGGCAGCGGCTGCCAGCTGGGCCTGGTCACCACCATATTCCCCGTGTGGAAGCCCCAGAAGGTGGAGCACCTGGCGGGCAGACACGTCCTCCAGGTGGCCTGTGGGGCCTTCCACAGCCTGGCCTTGGTGCGTTGCCTACCCCCTCAGGAGGCCCGGCGGCCCCTGCCAGACAAGTGTGGCCAGTGCAACCAGCTACTCTACACCATGACGGACAAGGAGGACCACGTCATTATCTCAGATAGTCATTACTGCCCCCTAGGGGTGGAGCTGCTGGCTGAGGGAGAGGCCAGGCTGGGGCCTGGAGGGTCCCCTCCACCAGGGCTCCAGAGCTCCCCTTCAgagcccctcctctcctctcataccACTGTCTCGGCCTCAGCACCTGGTCCCCATCCCTCCATAACAGAACATACAGACTATGAGAGGGGGAGGACAGTGGCACAAAATGGGGAAGTCTTAACCACCACAGACTGTGACATCTCTGTTGCTGGGACAGACTCTGGTCTAACTGTTGGAGGTGTGGGGGGTGCAGGGTCTCAGAACTCCCCCTACCCTGATGATCAGGCAGTGAAAGAATATCTGAAGAAACTGTCTGACACCTCTTTGGCTGAGGAGACTGCCAAGATGACCATAGCAGGAGCAAGTTTTCAG CCCCCAGCAGATAGCCTTGAcctcctgacctctaacctcatCCCCGGTGTCATGCCGGTGACGACCACCAGCTCTGCCCTCAACAGCCTGGTCTCATCCTGTGCCTCTGCCGTGGGCGAGAGAGTGGTCTCCACCTACGAGGCTCTGTCCCTGAAGAAAATGATTAACTACTACTACCCTGGGGTTGGGGGTGTAGCAGGAGTACCCGGTAGGGTGCAAGGGGGGTTTCCAGGGGGTCCTGCGGAGGAGCGGGTGCGTCTGGAGGAGTCCATGCAGGGGAAGAAGAGCTGCAGCACGGGGGATATCCGCGAGGAGGAGGCCGAGGGCCTGAGTCGACGTCTCTCTCTGCCTGGACTCCTCTCTCAGG TGTCCCCCAGGTTGCTGCGGAGGGCCAGCCGGCCCAGGGTGCGAGCGGTGCCCCTCACCCCTGTTGGAGGGCTCCCAGAAGCAGGGGAGCTGCTCCCCTCCCTGCAGACTGAGGTGTGGAGCTGGGGGCGGGGCGAGGATGGCCAGCTAGGCCATGGGGACAACCTCCCCAG GCTGCAGCCACTGTGCATCAAATGTCTGAGCAGTAAGGAGGTGGTGCTTGTGGCTGCTGGGGCACATCACTCCCTGGCCCTGACTGCACAGTCCCAG GTCTTCTCCTGGGGTAGTAACAGCTCTGGCCAGCTAGGACACATGGAGTCTCCTACTACTATCCCTCGCCTTGCCAAG CTGTCTGAGGGGATCCGTGTATGGGACGTGGGTGCGGGGGTGCAGCACACCCTCTTCCTGGCCGACGGGGACTGTTACCAGCCCATCCTCTACTATAGCGGACAGCAGGTCAGAGAGGGGGCGCAGGACGCACCCCAGGACCAGACAGGGGGGTACAGCTACACCCAGCAACCCGTGCTGCTCCCCTTCTGCATGAAC TTGGGCTACGTGAGCGGTGTGTTTGCGGGGGGCCAGAGCTGCGTGGCGCTCGCCGACCGTAACGTCATGGGTTTCATCGCCAGCCTCCACGAGCTGGCTGCTGCTGAGAGGAAGTTCTACTGCAAGCTGAGCTCTGTGAAGAACCACATACTACGCCCCCTGTTGGACCTGGGTGAGAACTACTGCTGTCGCCAAAGCACCACTGGACAGAGGCCATGGGTCagag AGTCGTTGAGTACAGCCCTAGGCCCCTCGTCCACAGTGCTGCTACAGAGCCTGGCGAGGTGTTATAGTCGCCTGTGTCACCTGACTGGCCAGCACTCCGCCTCCCTCACCGCCAACCTGCGCCGCCGCCGGGAGGTTAAAAGCCTGGTTATGCTGGAGCACGCCAGCATCTTCCTGGACACGTACAATGA GTACTGCTGCTCTGTGGGTAACTTCCTGGTGATGGGGGGATTCCAGGCTCTGGCCAAGCCCTCGCT AGATTTCTTTGGGAAGTGTCCAGAGCTTTTGCAGCGGCTGGCAGAGTCCAGTGAGGAGAACATTCCTCTGAGTGAACTGTTGGTGGCGCTCTTCTACCTGCCCATGAGACACCTTCACGAGTATGGCAGGCTGCTTCTCAAACTGGGTACCTGCTTCGAGGTG aGCTCAGTGGACTACCAGAAGCTGCAGGACGGCTGCTCTAAGTTTGAGGCCCTGGCTCTTCatctgaagaggaagaggaaggaggcagaGTACACATACCACTTCTGGAAGAGCTTCCCTGGCAAGATGACG GATTCCCTGCGTAAGCCCCACCGGAGGCTGATCTGTGAGAGCAGTAACAAGGCCCTGACGCTACAGAACTCTGGAAGGTTCTCTGTCAACTGGTTCATCCTCTTCAACGATGCACTCGTCCACGCTCAG GGCGTGGTTCCCTATAAAAGCCTT ttcTCCACCCACCACGTATTCCCATTGGCCACACTGTGGGTCGAGCCCATCCCGGAGGAGAACACTGGGCT GTATGGACTGAAGGTGATCTCACCTGAGGAGACCTTCACCCTGCTGGCCTGTTCTTCCATGGAGAAG GCTAAGTGGCTTCGCTCCATCAACCAGGCAGTGGACCAGGCCATGAGTGGGGCGGGGCAGTCAGGCTCAGGGGCAGGGCAGAGGGCGGAGCCTCCCATCTCCCGGACCGCCTCCTACACCTTCTACAAGGACAGCCGTCTGAAGGAGGCCACCTACGAGGGCCGCTGGCTGGCCGGCAAGCCCAATGGGAG GGGTATTGTGAAGTGGCCTGATGGGAGAATTTACACGGGGACGTTCAAGAACGGACTGGAGGATGG TTTTGGAGATTACGTTATTCCCAGCAAGACGTTGAACAAGAACGACCACTATCAAGGCCACTGGAAAGAAGGAAAGATGCACGGCATCGGAACATTCAA GTATGCTACAGGTGAGTTGTACGAGGGCTCGTTCCAGGACAACATGCGTCACGGTCACGGCATGCTGCGCAGCGGCACGCTAAACTCCTCCTCCCCCAGCGTCTTCATCGGCCAATGGGTGCACGACAAGAAGACGGGCTACGGCGTCTTTGATGACATCACCAG AGGAGAGAAGTACATGGGCATATGGCAGGATGACCAGCGGCAGGGCACGGGCGTCATAGTAACCCAGTTTGGCCTGTACTACGAGGGAGccttcaacaacaacaagatgcaG ggcACAGGGGTCCTGCTGTCTGAGGACGACACCACATATGAAGGAGAGTTCTCGGAGGACTGGACTCTCAACGGAAAG GGTGTGCTGACCATGGCTAATGGGGACTACTTTGAGGGCTCCTTCACCGGGGAGTGGGGTTCCGGCCTGAAGGTCACCGGATCCTACTTCAAACCCAACCTCTACCACTCAGACGGGGACAAGGGCCGCGCTGT TAAGTTGGGGCGCCTGGCGGTGCGTCcggaggagaagtggagggcagTGTTTGAGGAGTGTTGGAGGAGGCTGGGCTGTGAGGCCCCTGGCCAGGGAGAGAACCAGAGAGCCTGGGAGAACATCGCTGTAGCCCTGACCACCAGCAGGAGACagcacagagacag CCCGGAGTTGAACCTGAGTCGGACTCATAATAGAACTCTGGAGAGTCTGGAGTTCATCCCCCAGCAGCATGTTGGCCCTTTTACCATGGAGAAGTATGACAGTATCCGCCATTACCTCATCAAG GCATGTGACACGCCCCTGCACCCCCTGGGCAGGCTGATGGAGACCCTGGTGGCTGTCTACAGGATGACCTATGTGGGGGTGGGGGCCAACCGCCGCCTTCTACTGCAGGCTGTCAACGAGATCATGTCCTACCTGGCCCGCATCTTCCAGCTCGtcag GTTCCTGTTCCCAGATCTGCCTGAGGAGGGTGGAGCGATCCCTGAACCATCCTCTGACTCCCAGGACAAGAAGGACTCCAATTGCACAGACAACCAGCTAGAATCCCCCAAACCTGG GCGTGTGGTGAGTAGCTCAGCTCTGCTCCTGCCAGTGTTGCTGCCtcgtctctacccccctctcttcACCCTGTACGccctggagaaggagagagaggacgaCGTGTACTGGGAGTGTGTCCTCCGCCTCAACAAACAGCCAGACATGGCCCTGCTCGCCTTCCTCGGAGTGCAACA TAAGTTTTGGCCTGTTTCGGTTCCAGTACTGGGGGAGAAGACCGAG gTTGTATCCAGCACAAAAGACGCCTGTTTTGCCTCAGCAACGGAGACCTTACAGCAGATCAG CACAACGTTCACCCCGTCCGACAAGCTGCAGGTGATCCAGCTGACCTTCGAGGAGATCACCAAGGAAGTGATGTCATCTCTGAAGGATAACTTCCTGTGGTCCATGGACGACCTGTTTCCTGTGTTCCTCTACGTGGTGCTGCGCGCCCG GATCAGGAACCTGGGGTCAGAGGTGAGTCTGATCGAGGACCTGATGGACCCCTGTGTACAGCATGGAGAACACGGCATCATGTTTACCACACTCAAG GCGTGTTACTACCAGATCCAGCATGAGAAGACCACATAA
- the als2b gene encoding alsin isoform X3, with amino-acid sequence MHQHCHGQISVMESQRKSSGEEDSSGERGLLHTWKGYSYSVTPERVLLSRPVLQAALGTRHGVLLVEGGQVYSLGELPWKQSQVSDVGPLKPILESALSGQRVVVVAAGSFHSGAVTEDGGVHMWGENSSGQCGLSSLAVVPNPTPVAVLDPDTSTPQTIRVLDLACGEQHSLALSAQHEVWAWGSGCQLGLVTTIFPVWKPQKVEHLAGRHVLQVACGAFHSLALVRCLPPQEARRPLPDKCGQCNQLLYTMTDKEDHVIISDSHYCPLGVELLAEGEARLGPGGSPPPGLQSSPSEPLLSSHTTVSASAPGPHPSITEHTDYERGRTVAQNGEVLTTTDCDISVAGTDSGLTVGGVGGAGSQNSPYPDDQAVKEYLKKLSDTSLAEETAKMTIAGASFQPPADSLDLLTSNLIPGVMPVTTTSSALNSLVSSCASAVGERVVSTYEALSLKKMINYYYPGVGGVAGVPGRVQGGFPGGPAEERVRLEESMQGKKSCSTGDIREEEAEGLSRRLSLPGLLSQVSPRLLRRASRPRVRAVPLTPVGGLPEAGELLPSLQTEVWSWGRGEDGQLGHGDNLPRLQPLCIKCLSSKEVVLVAAGAHHSLALTAQSQVFSWGSNSSGQLGHMESPTTIPRLAKLSEGIRVWDVGAGVQHTLFLADGDCYQPILYYSGQQVREGAQDAPQDQTGGYSYTQQPVLLPFCMNLGYVSGVFAGGQSCVALADRNVMGFIASLHELAAAERKFYCKLSSVKNHILRPLLDLGENYCCRQSTTGQRPWVRESLSTALGPSSTVLLQSLARCYSRLCHLTGQHSASLTANLRRRREVKSLVMLEHASIFLDTYNEYCCSVGNFLVMGGFQALAKPSLDFFGKCPELLQRLAESSEENIPLSELLVALFYLPMRHLHEYGRLLLKLGTCFEVSSVDYQKLQDGCSKFEALALHLKRKRKEAEYTYHFWKSFPGKMTVSGLDSLRKPHRRLICESSNKALTLQNSGRFSVNWFILFNDALVHAQFSTHHVFPLATLWVEPIPEENTGLYGLKVISPEETFTLLACSSMEKAKWLRSINQAVDQAMSGAGQSGSGAGQRAEPPISRTASYTFYKDSRLKEATYEGRWLAGKPNGRGIVKWPDGRIYTGTFKNGLEDGFGDYVIPSKTLNKNDHYQGHWKEGKMHGIGTFKYATGELYEGSFQDNMRHGHGMLRSGTLNSSSPSVFIGQWVHDKKTGYGVFDDITRGEKYMGIWQDDQRQGTGVIVTQFGLYYEGAFNNNKMQGTGVLLSEDDTTYEGEFSEDWTLNGKGVLTMANGDYFEGSFTGEWGSGLKVTGSYFKPNLYHSDGDKGRAVKLGRLAVRPEEKWRAVFEECWRRLGCEAPGQGENQRAWENIAVALTTSRRQHRDSPELNLSRTHNRTLESLEFIPQQHVGPFTMEKYDSIRHYLIKACDTPLHPLGRLMETLVAVYRMTYVGVGANRRLLLQAVNEIMSYLARIFQLVRFLFPDLPEEGGAIPEPSSDSQDKKDSNCTDNQLESPKPGRVVSSSALLLPVLLPRLYPPLFTLYALEKEREDDVYWECVLRLNKQPDMALLAFLGVQHKFWPVSVPVLGEKTEVVSSTKDACFASATETLQQISTTFTPSDKLQVIQLTFEEITKEVMSSLKDNFLWSMDDLFPVFLYVVLRARIRNLGSEVSLIEDLMDPCVQHGEHGIMFTTLKACYYQIQHEKTT; translated from the exons ATGCATCAGCATTGCCATGGACAAATCTCAGTGATGGAGTCCCAGAGGAAAAG cTCTGGTGAGGAGGACAGTTCAGGGGAGCGAGGTTTGCTCCACACCTGGAAGGGCTACTCCTATAGTGTTACCCCAGAGAGAGTGCTCCTGTCCAGGCCTGTGCTGCAGGCTGCCCTGGGGACACGCCATGGGGTTCTACTGGTGGAGG GCGGGCAGGTGTACAGCCTCGGTGAGTTGCCATGGAAACAGAGCCAGGTGTCGGATGTGGGCCCCCTGAAGCCCATCCTAGAGAGCGCTCTCAGCGGCCAGCGCGTGGTCGTCGTGGCAGCAGGCAGCTTCCACAGCGGGGCGGTGACTGAGGATGGCGGGGTCCACATGTGGGGGGAGAACTCCTCCGGCCAGTGTGGCCTGTCCAGCCTCGCCGTAGTCCCCAACCCTACTCCAGTGGCTGTCCTGGACCCCGACACTAGCACCCCTCAGACCATCCGGGTCCTGGATCTGGCCTGCGGGGAGCAGCACTCCCTTGCTCTCTCTGCCCAGCACGAGGTGTGGGCCTGGGGCAGCGGCTGCCAGCTGGGCCTGGTCACCACCATATTCCCCGTGTGGAAGCCCCAGAAGGTGGAGCACCTGGCGGGCAGACACGTCCTCCAGGTGGCCTGTGGGGCCTTCCACAGCCTGGCCTTGGTGCGTTGCCTACCCCCTCAGGAGGCCCGGCGGCCCCTGCCAGACAAGTGTGGCCAGTGCAACCAGCTACTCTACACCATGACGGACAAGGAGGACCACGTCATTATCTCAGATAGTCATTACTGCCCCCTAGGGGTGGAGCTGCTGGCTGAGGGAGAGGCCAGGCTGGGGCCTGGAGGGTCCCCTCCACCAGGGCTCCAGAGCTCCCCTTCAgagcccctcctctcctctcataccACTGTCTCGGCCTCAGCACCTGGTCCCCATCCCTCCATAACAGAACATACAGACTATGAGAGGGGGAGGACAGTGGCACAAAATGGGGAAGTCTTAACCACCACAGACTGTGACATCTCTGTTGCTGGGACAGACTCTGGTCTAACTGTTGGAGGTGTGGGGGGTGCAGGGTCTCAGAACTCCCCCTACCCTGATGATCAGGCAGTGAAAGAATATCTGAAGAAACTGTCTGACACCTCTTTGGCTGAGGAGACTGCCAAGATGACCATAGCAGGAGCAAGTTTTCAG CCCCCAGCAGATAGCCTTGAcctcctgacctctaacctcatCCCCGGTGTCATGCCGGTGACGACCACCAGCTCTGCCCTCAACAGCCTGGTCTCATCCTGTGCCTCTGCCGTGGGCGAGAGAGTGGTCTCCACCTACGAGGCTCTGTCCCTGAAGAAAATGATTAACTACTACTACCCTGGGGTTGGGGGTGTAGCAGGAGTACCCGGTAGGGTGCAAGGGGGGTTTCCAGGGGGTCCTGCGGAGGAGCGGGTGCGTCTGGAGGAGTCCATGCAGGGGAAGAAGAGCTGCAGCACGGGGGATATCCGCGAGGAGGAGGCCGAGGGCCTGAGTCGACGTCTCTCTCTGCCTGGACTCCTCTCTCAGG TGTCCCCCAGGTTGCTGCGGAGGGCCAGCCGGCCCAGGGTGCGAGCGGTGCCCCTCACCCCTGTTGGAGGGCTCCCAGAAGCAGGGGAGCTGCTCCCCTCCCTGCAGACTGAGGTGTGGAGCTGGGGGCGGGGCGAGGATGGCCAGCTAGGCCATGGGGACAACCTCCCCAG GCTGCAGCCACTGTGCATCAAATGTCTGAGCAGTAAGGAGGTGGTGCTTGTGGCTGCTGGGGCACATCACTCCCTGGCCCTGACTGCACAGTCCCAG GTCTTCTCCTGGGGTAGTAACAGCTCTGGCCAGCTAGGACACATGGAGTCTCCTACTACTATCCCTCGCCTTGCCAAG CTGTCTGAGGGGATCCGTGTATGGGACGTGGGTGCGGGGGTGCAGCACACCCTCTTCCTGGCCGACGGGGACTGTTACCAGCCCATCCTCTACTATAGCGGACAGCAGGTCAGAGAGGGGGCGCAGGACGCACCCCAGGACCAGACAGGGGGGTACAGCTACACCCAGCAACCCGTGCTGCTCCCCTTCTGCATGAAC TTGGGCTACGTGAGCGGTGTGTTTGCGGGGGGCCAGAGCTGCGTGGCGCTCGCCGACCGTAACGTCATGGGTTTCATCGCCAGCCTCCACGAGCTGGCTGCTGCTGAGAGGAAGTTCTACTGCAAGCTGAGCTCTGTGAAGAACCACATACTACGCCCCCTGTTGGACCTGGGTGAGAACTACTGCTGTCGCCAAAGCACCACTGGACAGAGGCCATGGGTCagag AGTCGTTGAGTACAGCCCTAGGCCCCTCGTCCACAGTGCTGCTACAGAGCCTGGCGAGGTGTTATAGTCGCCTGTGTCACCTGACTGGCCAGCACTCCGCCTCCCTCACCGCCAACCTGCGCCGCCGCCGGGAGGTTAAAAGCCTGGTTATGCTGGAGCACGCCAGCATCTTCCTGGACACGTACAATGA GTACTGCTGCTCTGTGGGTAACTTCCTGGTGATGGGGGGATTCCAGGCTCTGGCCAAGCCCTCGCT AGATTTCTTTGGGAAGTGTCCAGAGCTTTTGCAGCGGCTGGCAGAGTCCAGTGAGGAGAACATTCCTCTGAGTGAACTGTTGGTGGCGCTCTTCTACCTGCCCATGAGACACCTTCACGAGTATGGCAGGCTGCTTCTCAAACTGGGTACCTGCTTCGAGGTG aGCTCAGTGGACTACCAGAAGCTGCAGGACGGCTGCTCTAAGTTTGAGGCCCTGGCTCTTCatctgaagaggaagaggaaggaggcagaGTACACATACCACTTCTGGAAGAGCTTCCCTGGCAAGATGACGGTCAGTGGCCTG GATTCCCTGCGTAAGCCCCACCGGAGGCTGATCTGTGAGAGCAGTAACAAGGCCCTGACGCTACAGAACTCTGGAAGGTTCTCTGTCAACTGGTTCATCCTCTTCAACGATGCACTCGTCCACGCTCAG ttcTCCACCCACCACGTATTCCCATTGGCCACACTGTGGGTCGAGCCCATCCCGGAGGAGAACACTGGGCT GTATGGACTGAAGGTGATCTCACCTGAGGAGACCTTCACCCTGCTGGCCTGTTCTTCCATGGAGAAG GCTAAGTGGCTTCGCTCCATCAACCAGGCAGTGGACCAGGCCATGAGTGGGGCGGGGCAGTCAGGCTCAGGGGCAGGGCAGAGGGCGGAGCCTCCCATCTCCCGGACCGCCTCCTACACCTTCTACAAGGACAGCCGTCTGAAGGAGGCCACCTACGAGGGCCGCTGGCTGGCCGGCAAGCCCAATGGGAG GGGTATTGTGAAGTGGCCTGATGGGAGAATTTACACGGGGACGTTCAAGAACGGACTGGAGGATGG TTTTGGAGATTACGTTATTCCCAGCAAGACGTTGAACAAGAACGACCACTATCAAGGCCACTGGAAAGAAGGAAAGATGCACGGCATCGGAACATTCAA GTATGCTACAGGTGAGTTGTACGAGGGCTCGTTCCAGGACAACATGCGTCACGGTCACGGCATGCTGCGCAGCGGCACGCTAAACTCCTCCTCCCCCAGCGTCTTCATCGGCCAATGGGTGCACGACAAGAAGACGGGCTACGGCGTCTTTGATGACATCACCAG AGGAGAGAAGTACATGGGCATATGGCAGGATGACCAGCGGCAGGGCACGGGCGTCATAGTAACCCAGTTTGGCCTGTACTACGAGGGAGccttcaacaacaacaagatgcaG ggcACAGGGGTCCTGCTGTCTGAGGACGACACCACATATGAAGGAGAGTTCTCGGAGGACTGGACTCTCAACGGAAAG GGTGTGCTGACCATGGCTAATGGGGACTACTTTGAGGGCTCCTTCACCGGGGAGTGGGGTTCCGGCCTGAAGGTCACCGGATCCTACTTCAAACCCAACCTCTACCACTCAGACGGGGACAAGGGCCGCGCTGT TAAGTTGGGGCGCCTGGCGGTGCGTCcggaggagaagtggagggcagTGTTTGAGGAGTGTTGGAGGAGGCTGGGCTGTGAGGCCCCTGGCCAGGGAGAGAACCAGAGAGCCTGGGAGAACATCGCTGTAGCCCTGACCACCAGCAGGAGACagcacagagacag CCCGGAGTTGAACCTGAGTCGGACTCATAATAGAACTCTGGAGAGTCTGGAGTTCATCCCCCAGCAGCATGTTGGCCCTTTTACCATGGAGAAGTATGACAGTATCCGCCATTACCTCATCAAG GCATGTGACACGCCCCTGCACCCCCTGGGCAGGCTGATGGAGACCCTGGTGGCTGTCTACAGGATGACCTATGTGGGGGTGGGGGCCAACCGCCGCCTTCTACTGCAGGCTGTCAACGAGATCATGTCCTACCTGGCCCGCATCTTCCAGCTCGtcag GTTCCTGTTCCCAGATCTGCCTGAGGAGGGTGGAGCGATCCCTGAACCATCCTCTGACTCCCAGGACAAGAAGGACTCCAATTGCACAGACAACCAGCTAGAATCCCCCAAACCTGG GCGTGTGGTGAGTAGCTCAGCTCTGCTCCTGCCAGTGTTGCTGCCtcgtctctacccccctctcttcACCCTGTACGccctggagaaggagagagaggacgaCGTGTACTGGGAGTGTGTCCTCCGCCTCAACAAACAGCCAGACATGGCCCTGCTCGCCTTCCTCGGAGTGCAACA TAAGTTTTGGCCTGTTTCGGTTCCAGTACTGGGGGAGAAGACCGAG gTTGTATCCAGCACAAAAGACGCCTGTTTTGCCTCAGCAACGGAGACCTTACAGCAGATCAG CACAACGTTCACCCCGTCCGACAAGCTGCAGGTGATCCAGCTGACCTTCGAGGAGATCACCAAGGAAGTGATGTCATCTCTGAAGGATAACTTCCTGTGGTCCATGGACGACCTGTTTCCTGTGTTCCTCTACGTGGTGCTGCGCGCCCG GATCAGGAACCTGGGGTCAGAGGTGAGTCTGATCGAGGACCTGATGGACCCCTGTGTACAGCATGGAGAACACGGCATCATGTTTACCACACTCAAG GCGTGTTACTACCAGATCCAGCATGAGAAGACCACATAA